The DNA segment AATCAGCCTGGCATTAGCTGAAGCTGGCGCTGATGTGATTGTAAACTGCGACCGAAACATGACAGCGGCAGAGGCCGTGGCACAGGAAATACGAGCACTGGGCTGTCGAGCGATCGCCGTCCAGGCAGATGTCTCCAAGTGCGATCAGGTCACCCGCATGGTGCAACAGGCTCTGGCGGCCTTTGGCACCATTGACATCTTGGTCAACAATGCAGGCATCTTCATCCCTAGCCCCATCGAAGATTTGAGAGAAGAGGACTGGGATCGGGTGATAGATGTGAACTTGAAGGGCGTCTTTCTCTGCTGTCAGGCAGTGGGCAGACACATGATTGAGAGAAAAGCAGGTGGATCTATCATCAACGTAGCTTCCATATCTGGCCACATGCCTGAAATCAACGGCGGTGCCTACTCACCC comes from the Chloroflexota bacterium genome and includes:
- a CDS encoding 3-oxoacyl-ACP reductase FabG, with the protein product MKLKGRTALVTGASQGIGKAISLALAEAGADVIVNCDRNMTAAEAVAQEIRALGCRAIAVQADVSKCDQVTRMVQQALAAFGTIDILVNNAGIFIPSPIEDLREEDWDRVIDVNLKGVFLCCQAVGRHMIERKAGGSIINVASISGHMPEINGGAYSPSKAGVLALTCLLAVEWAKYGIRVNALSPGPIMTPLQRAAFPSEKLLAARNRAVPMNRHGLPEEMAKVAVFLASDDASYITGADITADGGSLVSMFYLVRQLAECA